A region of the Cricetulus griseus strain 17A/GY chromosome 7, alternate assembly CriGri-PICRH-1.0, whole genome shotgun sequence genome:
ATACAGAATCCTCTTTAGGTACTGGGGATGGGAAAGGGGCAAAGGCCCCTTCTCTCTCAGCTTTCTCCTCCATCTTAACCCCAGCACCTCTTCATCATCTACCTGTTCTGGGGACCTATGGCTGtcactccctctgcctctgttcccTGGGCATgcactctcccttctccccaccctAATAGCCTGGCCCCTCACAGCCGACAGGTACGCTTTGGGCGTGTCCACACTCTGCCTCTCCTGGGGCCCCGGGCTGCTTGCAAGGCCCTTCCACAGCGCCAGTCTCTCTCTTGGTCCTTACTCAGGTACCTCATGCAGGTCTTGAGTGTGTTGGTGTTTTCTGGCACATGCACGTTATGTAGCCTCTTGGAGCTGTTGGAGTGCTTGACTTGACATTCCCTGACTGTTCACGGCTGGGGCtggctgtgtttttatttgcatgtcCAAAGACCATGGCCGCCCTATAGCTCCTACTGtgcctggggtggtggtggctgcttGAGGCCAAGGTCTGTCTCTGGACTCAGGGCTGGGTGAGGGCCTATGAGAACCTTCTGCTGACAGGCATGCAGAATGCTGTAGTGGGAATTGGGGTGGCCAGAGTTGGAACATACTCTTGTCCTTATAATTAGATGTTGTCAACTAGACCCAGTTCTTGGAGTGACTGGAGATCTACCCAGGGGGTTAGTCTTTGAGGCTCCCTGACTGGGGTAGGGGGACAGGAGATATAGCTTCCCCTTGCTGAGTCCTTCCCATGCCAGGGGGACAGCAGACTGGTTTGGAGTGAGCAAGGACAGTGACAGCACCCAGAAGTGGCAGCGCAAGAGCATCCGTCACTGCAGCCAGCGGTATGGGAAGCTAAAACCTCAGGTCATTCGGGAACTGGACCTGCCCAGCCAGGACAACGTGTCGCTGACCAGCACTGAGACTCCACCTCCACTCTATGTGGGGCCATGCCAGCTGGGCATGCAGAAGGTATTGCCGCTGGCTCCTCATTCTGCTCCTCTAGCTGgtggggaagggtggggagggagagtaTTCGTCCGAGCCTGCAGATGGGATAGCAGCCACGGTCTTAGAGAGGCTCCTGAGATACtcccaggaggaaaagagtcctaagGTTCTACCAGCTCAGGTTCTGGATAGCAAATGTCAAGGGGGAGAGGGGCCCTCTAGGTGTCTTAGTGGGTAGGCAGCATCTGTGCTCTTCATGGAAGGCTTGCCTGGGTCTGTATACTGATCTAGCATCTTTGACTCCCCCAGATCATAGACCCTCTGGCCCGTGGCCGGGCCTTCCGCATGGCTGATGACACCGCTGATGGTCTGAGTGCTCCCCACACCCCTGTCACACCGGGTgctgcctccctctgctccttCTCTAGCTCCCGCTCAGGTTTTAATCGGCTCCCTAGGCGGCGCAAACGTGAATCAGTGGCCAAGATGAGCTTCCGGGCTGCTGCAGCGCTGGTGAAGGCAAGTGTAGGGGACCCACGGCTGGAGGTGTGGGAGCTGAGCTCACTTCCACTTCCAGGTCCTAAAGTCACCTTCTTGTCCTCAGGGTCGGTCTATTAGGGATGGCACTTTACGAAGGGGACAGCGTCGAAGCTTTACGCCTGccagcttcctggaggaagaCATGGTGGACTTCCCTGATGAGTTGGATACGTCTTTCTTCGCCCGGGTAAGAAGGGCCTGAAGTGTCGCCCCATCTCCTCTGTCTTTGGATCCACCCTGACCTCACATATTTGCTCAGGAAGGTGTCCTCCATGAGGAGCTGTCCACATACCCAGATGAGGTGTTTGAGTCCCCATCAGAGGCAGCGCTGAAGGACTGGGAGAAAGCCCCAGAGCAGGCCGACCTCACGGGTGGGGCCCTGGACCGCAGTGAACTTGAACGAAGCCACTTGATGCTGTGAGtacaggcgtgtgtgtgtgtgtgtgtgtgtgtgtgtgtgtgcacagggagAGTACCTCATGGGGAGCAGCTGGGCCCTTGGGTGTGATGCTGCAGTAGTCATAGCTTGAACTGACTAGGGAACTGGGAATATagcctgcccactgtgggtatACGGACCCAGGCATAGGCACAACCCTAGACTTTGATGCCCAGCTACATAAATTCCAGAGCCCAGGGGCTAGAGTCTGTATGGGAGGAAGGTCATGGCCTAGTAAACACTGTTGAGCTGTAGAGCCTCAGTCTTGGCTCTccattctctgcctcccaagctacCAGGGGCTTGCTgtaaggaggagaaagaagagggatgACTTGTTGGGTGTCTCCACCCCTGGGAGGGCAGCAGAGACACAGAGCAATGTTCTGATTCTGCCCAAGAGGGAAGGCAGTTGTAGGTCCTAGGCAGGAAGTGAACATGCTGGTCCCCTCTAGGCCCCTGGAGCGAGGCTGGCGGAAGCAGAAGGAGGGCAGCACATTAGCCCCGCAGCCCAAGGTGCGGCTTCGCCAGGAGGTAGTCAGTGCGGCTGGACCCAGGAGGGGTCAGCGCATCGCTGTGCCAGTACGAAAGCTCTTCGCCCGGGAAAAGCGGCCCTATGGTTTGGGGATGGTGGGAAGGCTCACCAACCGCACCTACCGGAAACGTATTGACAGCTATGTCAAGCGGCAGATCGAGGACATGGATGACCACAGGTAGGTTGTGTTGGGACAGAGGCTGGGCTGGGGTTAGGATCCAAGTCAGGGATGCTCCTCATACCTCTGTCTCACAGGCCCTTCTTCACTTACTGGCTCACCTTCGTGCACTCACTGGTCACCATTCTGGCTGTGTGCATCTATGGTATTGCTCCTGTGGGCTTCTCGCAGCATGAGACAGTGGACTCGGTGAGCCCAGCAACTATTCCTGCACCCAGATAACTGGAGTCCAGGCTCTAGACCCAGAGACTTGATCTGATCTCACTTCCTAATTTCTAGGTACTTCGGAAGCGTGGTGTCTATGAGAATGTCAAATACGTTCAGCAGGAGAACTTCTGGATCGGCCCCAGCTCGGTGAGGACAGGGCTGGAGGTGGTGCTTGGAGGTATCCCATCAGTCCTGGGCCAGAGGCCATAGCTGCTGTCTCCCTCTTCACAGGAGGCCCTCATTCACCTGGGTGCCAAGTTTTCACCCTGTATGCGCCAGGACCCACAGGTGCACAGCTTCATCCTTGCTGCCCGGGAGCGTGAAAAGCACTCAGCTTGCTGTGTACGCAATGACCGGTCTGGCTGTGTGCAGACTTCGAAGGAGGAGTGCTCGGTGGGTTTCCTGTGCTGTCCACTCTTACTTCCAGATTCAGGCCCCACAGTGCTCTTTACTCTGCTTTTGGCAGTGTGTGGAACCCTCACTAGGCTCCTCTCATCCTCGCACTTGACTCAGTTCCTGTGGAAGATGCTCATTTGACTTTAATTTGGTCTTGGTTTGGGCTGCTCTTTCAGCACCTGTTTGCATTATATCTTAAGTGAATATTGCCTTATTTGATGGTGTATGCTGCCAGCAAGCACATTAGTTCAGATGCTGAAGTAGGAGGATGTTCCTacttaagttccaggccagcctggactatactccgtggtctcaaaagaaaatacaatgcaAAAGACTCACCCAAACTTTGACACCACACATAGCTGATGCCGTCTCCCTACCTCAGGGCAGAGGCTGTCTCTATGCCTCTACTATGCATCGGGCACTTTGTAATACTCCCCTATGGGTTTCTGGGGTTTTAACCTAACAGctgtgtggaggcaggaggcactCATGGGGCCTTGCCTTTGACTCCTGACTGAGCCAGCACATTGCTCTGAACTGAGCAGACAGATCATGGGATCTGACTAGGGCTGGCCCTGTGTCCCCCACAGTCTACGTTGGCAGTATGGGTGAAGTGGCCCATTCATCCCAGTGCCCCAGACCTTGCAGGCAACAAGAGGCAGTTTGGTTCTGTCTGCCACCAGGACCCCAGGTGAGCACCATTGATTACTCTCTTCAAATACCCTTGGCTATGTCTGAGGGTTGTGGAGGATTCCTTGTTTTGAGCAGAAGGGTGACATTACCATGGGACAAAGGCTCTAACCATTGGGCTCATGCAGGGTATGTGACGAGCCTTCCTCCGAGGACCCTCATGAGTGGCCAGAAGATATCACCAAGTGGCCGGTGAGCTGGGGTCTCATGCTTGTCAAGTGGGGGAGGAGGCCACACTCTAGCATTAATGGTGCTGCAGACTCATTGTTGGATCACCCACGTCTTCTGCCCTAGCCTTTGCCCAGCCTGTCCAGCAAGGCTTGCAAGAGAACTAGGTGAAGACTCGAGAGGCCAAATAGTATTCTATTTGCAGGTGGCTCAGCTCAGGCTTCGGGTGTTAATCTGCTTGAATCAAGGGAggcctggttttcttttctttctttctttttttttttttttttgaattgggtattgtgtctttttatttcaaaagaaagataCCAAGAAGCAGAAGAATGAAGCAGTTAAAATCAGCAAAGCTGCAAAGTAGGAAAGTAGGAGAGGAAGCCAAAGGGGAGACAGATCTGATTGGATGACAAAGCCATTAGTACAAACCCTGGGGTCCAAGGCTGAAAGCCCAAGTCACAAGTCCAACTCTGGCAGCTTGTTGACCCGTCAGCAATAGGGCTCGGCCCTTTCTGCTGAGTCCTAGCTTTGCACATTCTGGACAGGTCATCGTGCACATACATGTTACACTTCAGGGTTACATGAAATTGCATGCAATTCACATAGAACATTATTGGAAGGCACTGTAATGTGTAGCAGGAACTGCTACTTTCTGGCAAGTCTTCCTAGGGTGAATCAAAGTGATCCTCCATATTAAATCATTGGAAACTTTGGTGCCAAATTCAGGTGTTCTCACCCTGTCTTCTACTTCCCCTTCTTAAAGCATGTGCCAAGCTTGGATGATGGTGTTTCCTGATGATGAAATCATGTTTCATACAGACTTTCAAAGGGAGGCCTGGTTTCTAAGTCTTGTCTTTGTCTCAGTCTCCAATAAGGGTATTAGGCCAAGAGTTGGGTGTGTGTAGTAATGGCCCCAAcccacttgtttttctttcttacctaGATCTGCACCAAAAacagtgctgggaaccacactAACCACCCTCATATGGACTGTGTCATCACGGGCCGGCCCTGCTGCATCGGCACCAAAGGCAGGTTAGTGAGCATGTGCAGCTGGCTGGGGCAGTACTGTTCTCCCTCACTGAAGCCTGCAGTAACCTGTCTCAGCATAGGGAATAAGACCAGGCCAGTGAAGGTGGGCGGGGCTGAAGCTGCCTGTAGACTTCAGCAGCCTTCATCTACAAGGCTGGGCACCCTCCAAACCCTGGCATGACCCTCTAGGTGTGAGATCACTTCCCGGGAGTACTGTGACTTCATGAGGGGCTACTTCCATGAGGAGGCCACACTCTGCTCTCAGGTAGGCCTTGAGGGCATGCCCCTCTTTGCCCCCCACTGCTGTGGAGGCTGACTGGCCACTTTGCATAGGTGCACTGCATGGATGACGTCTGTGGCCTCCTGCCTTTCCTCAATCCCGAGGTGCCTGACCAGTTCTACCGCCTGTGGCTGTCCCTCTTCCTGCACGCTGGGCAAGTGGGACTGGGGGCTGGGCGGGTGGCCTCATTCCCCAGGAGTGGCGGACTGGGGATGAAAGAGAAGCCACCTTCTTGCTGAGTGCCCCTCACTGCCTACAGGATCCTGCATTGTTTGGTATCCGTCTGCTTCCAGATGACAGTCCTGCGGGACCTGGAGAAGCTGGCAGGCTGGCACCGCATAGCCATCATTTACCTGCTGAGTGGTGTCACAGGCAACCTAGCCAGTGCCATCTTCCTGCCATACCGGGCGGAGGTGAGGTGGCTTCAGGGTGGGAACCCTCTATGTGTTCCGATGGCTGGTGTGACTCCCATCTGTGTTGAGATGAAGTATGCTCGGAGAGATGGGATGGCAGGATGAGGGCCTGAGCTTCTGCAGCCCCACTAGCTCACAGCTTTTGACCCCCAATATCAGGTAGGTCccgctggctcacagtttggtaTCTTGGCCTGCCTCTTTGTGGAGCTGTTCCAGAGCTGGCAGATCCTGGCTCGACCCTGGCGTGCCTTCTTCAAGCTCTTGGCCGTGGTGCTTTTCCTCTTTGCCTTTGGCCTGCTGCCCTGGATCGACAACTTCGCCCACATCTCAGGCTTCATCAGtggcctcttcctttcctttgcctTCTTGCCTTACATCAGCTTTGGCAAGTTTGACCTGTACCGCAAGCGTTGCCAGATCATCATCTTCCAGGCCGTCTTCCTGGGGCTGCTAGCTGGCCTGGTGGTTCTCTTCTACGTCTACCCAGTCCGCTGTGAGTGGTGTGAGTTTCTCACCTGCATCCCCTTCACCGACAAGTTCTGTGAGAAGTACGAGCTGGATGCTCAGCTCCACTGAAGCAGCTGCAGGCACCCCAGAACACCCAGCCCcctggggctgaagagacggTGCTCCCTGAAGACTGACCTCTGTGCCTTGCTCACTCCTGTTGAGCCCTTCTACTGCTGGACACTTATACTACATGAGTTCCCATGATAACCTTCTAACTAGTCCCCTTGACGACCACTTCATGTGGCCAATAAATGGACTGGGAGCGTTTTAGCTGCCACTAACTTGACCAGGGctctttcttttcctgatttCTGGCCGTGGATGTGGGAGAGGCCACAAAGACCTTGGACGTACAATTCCCGAtgtcagcggttctcaacctatgggttgcgACCCCTTTgtcaaacctctatctccaaaaatatttatatttcgattcagaacagtagcaaaattacagttttgaagtagcaatgaaaataattgtatggtcgggggtcactacaacatgaggaactgtattaaagcattgcagcattaggaaggttgagaaccattgctctaagtCAGAGACATCACTGGCTGTCACCTCTCTGTGAAGTCTTGTAGTGGGGTTAGTAGCCAGTGTTGGGACATGGACCTAGGGGAGTACAGGCATATCCACAGTGGGGAGCATCTTGCACCCTTGTAACTCATTCCTCACCATGCTGTCTTTTTCACTGAGCCCAGGAGAAACATGGCTATAGGGAACCTGTTAGATGGAGGCCTGAGGCCTCCACTTCCATCCTTGTCACCTGCTAGGTCCTATCACAGGCCCCGAGATGCAGGCtcctgtttcttcacagcagaaACAAAGCTAGCTGCTCAGCTGTGTCACTCCATACTATGAGGCCATGGCAAGAGAGGTAGCAGTATGGTTCCAGAGCTTAGGTGTGGCCTCTGAGACTTTGGCGCTTCCCAATACCAGTGTCTGCCCTCACCTCCCTCCAATATGGGACAGATCCAGCTCAACCACATAGAGTGTCTTTTTGATTTGTCCATGTACAAAGCAAACAGGTTTATTTTGGAGGCCAGGCACAAAACCACATTGGATCTTCAGGCAGAATTTATAGGAAGGCGAGGGACCGAGGAACTTTCCATGTTCAAGTGTTCTGGGCTCCTGCTGACAACCCCACTCAGGCAATTCAGGAATGCAGCTACCCCAACATCTTTTCCTGTTAGGACAAGGGAAGGGCACCATCTTGCTGGGTCACTCTGGGGTTCACTTCTGCCTAAGCTTCTTGATAAAGGAAACCTCATCTCGATTCCGGATGCCATAACTGAAAAAGATAGAATGGTACAGTGTCTGACTCACAGAAGGATCACTGGGTTTCTGAGGGATCAGGAACCATCAGGTGAGGATGGCCATAGCCTTCTTCCCCCTCCACACCTGGTTTCCTTCATGCAGCTCCAGGCTGCTGTGAGAATAGCAGGGCTGTTTCCTTGCCCTGCATTAAGTGGGAAATCCCAAGGAAATGCCCACAGGACAGTCAATCCAGCTAGGGACCTTCCTATTACAGCCTTTTGGTGGACACAGGCACTGATGGACCACTGACCTACAGCTCAGGATGTGGATTAGACTTACTCCCTGAGCTTCTTCCTGTCCTCTGTGAGCTTCTCCCCAGCTGAAGTCAGATGGTACGTCCGCCACACATATGACCTGCAAAGAAGGGACTTAAGTGATGCACATGCTACCAAACAAACAGCTGGGATGATAGAGGCTTGCAGCATACAGCTTATGGCACCCAGGACAGATAGATTCCCCTTCTGGACATTTTACCCTACATGATGTATATGGTAGGCCCAAGGCAGTTAGCAAGAGGTACCAAACACATCTTGCTAAGGAAATAGGTGACAATACTGAGGGAGTTGGATAACAGGATACTTGATCCAGCAGCACCTAGGTGAGGAGGGAAGGGGCCACTGACAGGTACACCACCTATATATAACTAGGGAGGCATTAAGGTGTCAGGTGTTTCCACGTGACGATATCCAGCAGTGTGGGTAGGGTGACATCAGTGAAGGGTATTTAGAAAGGACAACTGGGGAGGGACCCTCAGGCACAGAATTACCCAACCCGAAAGAGGAGCACTGGTGGTGTACACAAGAGGAGCTGAAAGTTGCCTCCTTGTAGTGCCCACACAACCCCAGGAATGACAGAAGGTACTGTTGCCTCACTCACCAGCTGATGTGCTGAATGCCTCCTTCCCGCTCCTGCTTGAGCTGCATGTATCTCTGGATAGCCTTCTTCAGGTCCAAGACCGTGGCATTCTGTACGACGACCACAGCTGGAATCATGGACACATATGGAAGAATCCACACACAGAGCCCCAGGCAATGGGAGAGAAACCCAGGGCTCTGCTCTGTTGGGcagggtggctgtgtggctgtcccAGCACACCCAGGCACGGTCTCTGCTAGTACCTTGCTGCTGTGAAAGCTCAGGCTTACAGAGAGAAGGGTGGCTGTGGCTTGAATGAGACTGCCCCCATAGGCTTCtctatttgaatgtttggccccagtggagctgtttggggaggattaggtgTGCACTccttagaggaggtgtgtcactgggggtgagctttgatgTTTCAATAGCCCACACTACTGCAGTTAGCTCTGTCTCATGCCTGTGGACCAGAATgaaagctctcagttactgctccgggaccctgcctgcctgcctgccacgatgatcatggactctagccctctggaactgtgagccccacaaacattttcttttagaagttgcCTTGATTGcaatgtctctttacagcaagagaaaagtaactaagatggtGGTACTTACGCATTACCTCTCCATCCATCTTGCACACTCGGACTGTCATTGCCTGGCCATATTCCAGTGCAATCTGAGAGTTGACCTCTTCTAAAGTGACCTAGGAAAGACCAAAGGGATGTGGAGATGCTTTCTCTTAACACCCCAACAATAACAATGGAAACCAAGCTGACAGTGCCCCAAAGTGGTGCCCTGTATTATGAAGAGCACAGATATGGGGTTCTTGCCTGCTATGGTTaggattttctatttaaaaagtcCCACAAGGGAGCAAAGGAACATGCATGGAAACAGAGCTGCACAAGGGAAGAACACTGGGCCTGATGATTCTGAGAGTCCTATATCAAGCAGTGTGGTAGGACTAGGTTGAGGCAGGGCAAGGGTGCAAATTTACTAGCTACCAAAACCCAGTGATGacaaaatagttttgtttgttttgaggcagggacaCACTATGTTCTAGAGCTCTAAATGggtcaggctggcttggaattcatagagatccgcctgtctccgcctcccaagtggtgggattaagggcgtgtgccaccactatcgCCTGGTAACGACAGAtgttttaataaaacactgaggGAAGTAAAAGTTGAGAAAGTGGTGTAACTCcgtggtagagcacttgtttaGCATTCGAAAGGCTCCAAGTCTGATTCCCAGTTCTGTGAGGACACAGAAGTTAGATTAAAACACCCTTGACGGACAAGGTcaaaaaatacattaaagaatCACTATGCCCACGCATATTGATGCTTGAGGCAAATGGAAAAAGACCAGTCACACTGCTCCTGAGTTAAAAATCTTAGTATTTGTTTAATCCTAACTTTTCACGCCTGCGAGGGAGTGTTTTGGGGTCCTCTCACCCCAAACTTTCCGCTTATGCACAGAAGCGTCCTTCGCTGGTGGGACCACGGGTGCCCATCCAGAGCCCTGTCGCGCACCTGGATCGGAAGGTCGCAGAGCAGCGGGTCTTGCACTACCATGGCGAGACCTTCTTGGAACACGTCCACGGCCTCGGAATGTGGCAATGCCTCCTCATCATCCTCATCGTCCTCAGGCACTTCCGGCCGATCCGCGGGCTCCGGGTCTTCCAGGGTTGCCAGCTACCGGTAGTCTCGCTTTTCCGTCGCTCCTTCAGCCGGGCCTGCCTTCCAGCGCGTGCGCAGTGACTGCGCCACGCCCCTGGCGAGGTAGTTCGGTCATTGGTGCACAGCGTGACTTCAGTGACCAATGAGAGGTGCGAGAACGCCGGTTAGGCTGGGATAGGGCGGGTCACGTGCGCAGTGCGGGCAGCGCGGGAGCTATGTGCAGGCAGTCGTGTGCTTGGTTGTAGAATTCAGTCGGGTCCACTGGGTTTCTACCTGGTCTGGTCGTCAGGGAGGGCCAGTACTGCCGTCGCCTCACCCAAGACACCTATACCCCCCTCCGCCTCCACCAGGACAGCATCACTCACAAAGCGACACTAGGAAGTGGGTGCCTCCTGCTGCTCGGGATCAGTCGTTGCTACCTCCGAGTCTATGTCCCTGCCAGGTCTCGGCAACTCAGGGATTCTGCCTCGGGCTCCATTCCAAAAAGTGACCAGAAAGGTCCACTTAAAACCTGGTGAGATTGAGCGgggcggtggtgcacgcctttaatcccagcactcgggaggcagaggaaggcagatttctgtgagttcgaggtcagcctggtctccatagcgagtggagagtgccaggataggctccaaagctacacagagaaaccctgtctcgaaaaacaaaacaaaacaagcaaacaaaaaacctaatgaGATTGAGCCGGgcgtggtagctcacacctttggTCCAACcagttgagaggcagaagcaggcagaactcatctctgagttctaggccaacctggtctacagagctagttctaggatagccagggccacaACAGGTAAGTAAACCCTCTCACGAAagacaacacaaacaaaaaaatctaggcGGGACCCGTAGTCCTTTGTGCTGCACAGAGTAGCAGTGCCAGGCTCCCATCTGCTCACATCGTCTCTGGTCTCCAGTcttcttgttctttctgttgCCCTTTTACACCAGTCCCTGTAACAATTGTAGTGCCCATTTTAATCGcgtgtgtatgggtgctttgcatTTTTTCTTCTAAGCACTATTCGTGTGCAATGCCCACAGATgtcaggagagggtgtcagatcccctcgGGCTGGAGCTACAGAGTATGgaccatcatgtgggtcctgtgaattgaacctgggtgctgGGTGAGCAGCCACTGCTCCTAATTGTTGTGACACAAGTCTCTGGCTTATCTGTGAGGTATTATTTAGATCAGGTCACTCTTTGGGCATGCCTGTGGTGGATTTTCTTAAATCTGATAACTACTTGGCCATTCTGGTATCTGGGATTTTCTTGGTTACATTAATTGAAATGCTAAGACTCACCTGGAATGTGAGCCACATCTTCTGGTAGCAGCTTAGATATTAATATAAAGTGGTCTGAGGGGAAAGAGTTTGCTTTTTGACTGcttgcttttgtattttgttcATGAGTTATCTATTCTGTTGCTGTCACTGTTCCCACTGTCCTCCAGTGACACTGGAACTCAGCCTTTTCAGCTTCCAACATCGATTGAAGACCAGTGTTTCTCCAAGAATTCTCTTGGTCTCCAGCACCAGATTAGAACTGCAGAGGCATTCAGCCTTGAGGACTGAGCACCTACTGGGTTCTGCAGTGTGCAGGCAGCTGTTGTTGGATACCCAGACTGTATCAGGCAAACCAATCTAATACAactcatttaatatattttattttattttaattttttttttggttttttgagacagggtttctctgtgtagctctggagagtatcctggcactcgctctggagaccaggctggcctcgaactcacagagatccacctgcgtctgcctcccgtgtgctgggattaaaggcgtgcaccaccactaacCGGCTACAACTCCTTTATTATGCATCAAttctattggttctgttcctctagaaccCCTAGCTGATATAGATGAATATGCCACTTTTTACATAAAAATTCCAttatgagctgggcattggtggcacatgcctttaatcccagcacttgggaggcagaggcaggtggatctctgtgagtttgagaacagcctggtctacaagagctagttccagggcagcctccaaagccacagagaaaccctgtctcgaaaaaccaaaaaaaaaaaacaacccaaaaaattCCATTATGTATTTGGCAATGAACactagaaaaggaaataaaggaaatggagagatgATACTGATCCATCTGGTCAACCGAGAGCCCAAATGACTTTGCTCATTCTTCTAAGTAGTGAGGACcaaattaatgataataatagtaattcataaaaataataacaaatgtgGTACTCACAGAAGGCTTATAGCAAAACTCCAGAAGATCTATTTTAGTTAGTGCTTCATGTAATATGATTTATTCCCTTTATCCCAACCCATTCCTTCTTATTTTTGGgacacagtctcatgtagccaaggctggtcctgaactcattctgtagagccTCCTGACTAGCTagttcccaagtgttggggttataggcatgagtcaccatgccctGCTCACTGTCTTCAGGGTGGCTTTTctagctctgttttttttttttttgatatctaATAATCTTGTAtgagcttaaaaaacaaaaacaactgtgcTTGGGGACTGGCGAGATGACTCAACGGCTAAAAGCCctgattgctctttcagaggactctggtttgattcccagcccccacatggtggctcacaagcaggAATTGattgacctccaagggcaccaggcacacatgtggtgcagagacatatatgcaggcaaacatccatacacataaaacaaaaacaaaacaaaagcccactaAAATCgagtgtggtggcgca
Encoded here:
- the Rhbdf1 gene encoding inactive rhomboid protein 1 isoform X2, whose amino-acid sequence is MSEARRDSTSSLQRKKPPWLKLDIPAVAPPAPEEPSFLQPLRRQAFLRSVSMPAETARVPSPHHESRRLVLQRQTSITQTIRRGTADWFGVSKDSDSTQKWQRKSIRHCSQRYGKLKPQVIRELDLPSQDNVSLTSTETPPPLYVGPCQLGMQKIIDPLARGRAFRMADDTADGLSAPHTPVTPGAASLCSFSSSRSGFNRLPRRRKRESVAKMSFRAAAALVKGRSIRDGTLRRGQRRSFTPASFLEEDMVDFPDELDTSFFAREGVLHEELSTYPDEVFESPSEAALKDWEKAPEQADLTGGALDRSELERSHLMLPLERGWRKQKEGSTLAPQPKVRLRQEVVSAAGPRRGQRIAVPVRKLFAREKRPYGLGMVGRLTNRTYRKRIDSYVKRQIEDMDDHRPFFTYWLTFVHSLVTILAVCIYGIAPVGFSQHETVDSVLRKRGVYENVKYVQQENFWIGPSSEALIHLGAKFSPCMRQDPQVHSFILAAREREKHSACCVRNDRSGCVQTSKEECSSTLAVWVKWPIHPSAPDLAGNKRQFGSVCHQDPRVCDEPSSEDPHEWPEDITKWPICTKNSAGNHTNHPHMDCVITGRPCCIGTKGRCEITSREYCDFMRGYFHEEATLCSQVHCMDDVCGLLPFLNPEVPDQFYRLWLSLFLHAGILHCLVSVCFQMTVLRDLEKLAGWHRIAIIYLLSGVTGNLASAIFLPYRAEVGPAGSQFGILACLFVELFQSWQILARPWRAFFKLLAVVLFLFAFGLLPWIDNFAHISGFISGLFLSFAFLPYISFGKFDLYRKRCQIIIFQAVFLGLLAGLVVLFYVYPVRCEWCEFLTCIPFTDKFCEKYELDAQLH
- the Rhbdf1 gene encoding inactive rhomboid protein 1 isoform X3 — its product is MCAASKAPWSTLSLTLNWNLAQAAWSPDKTCLTASGTMSEARRDSTSSLQRKKPPWLKLDIPAVAPPAPEEPSFLQPLRRQAFLRSVSMPAETARVPSPHHESRRLVLQRQTSITQTIRRGTADWFGVSKDSDSTQKWQRKSIRHCSQRYGKLKPQVIRELDLPSQDNVSLTSTETPPPLYVGPCQLGMQKIIDPLARGRAFRMADDTADGLSAPHTPVTPGAASLCSFSSSRSGFNRLPRRRKRESVAKMSFRAAAALVKGRSIRDGTLRRGQRRSFTPASFLEEDMVDFPDELDTSFFAREGVLHEELSTYPDEVFESPSEAALKDWEKAPEQADLTGGALDRSELERSHLMLPLERGWRKQKEGSTLAPQPKVRLRQEVVSAAGPRRGQRIAVPVRKLFAREKRPYGLGMVGRLTNRTYRKRIDSYVKRQIEDMDDHRPFFTYWLTFVHSLVTILAVCIYGIAPVGFSQHETVDSVLRKRGVYENVKYVQQENFWIGPSSEALIHLGAKFSPCMRQDPQVHSFILAAREREKHSACCVRNDRSGCVQTSKEECSSTLAVWVKWPIHPSAPDLAGNKRQFGSVCHQDPRVCDEPSSEDPHEWPEDITKWPICTKNSAGNHTNHPHMDCVITGRPCCIGTKGRCEITSREYCDFMRGYFHEEATLCSQVHCMDDVCGLLPFLNPEDPALFGIRLLPDDSPAGPGEAGRLAPHSHHLPAEWCHRQPSQCHLPAIPGGGRSRWLTVWYLGLPLCGAVPELADPGSTLACLLQALGRGAFPLCLWPAALDRQLRPHLRLHQWPLPFLCLLALHQLWQV
- the Snrnp25 gene encoding U11/U12 small nuclear ribonucleoprotein 25 kDa protein, which codes for MVVQDPLLCDLPIQVTLEEVNSQIALEYGQAMTVRVCKMDGEVMPVVVVQNATVLDLKKAIQRYMQLKQEREGGIQHISWSYVWRTYHLTSAGEKLTEDRKKLRDYGIRNRDEVSFIKKLRQK